A genome region from Erigeron canadensis isolate Cc75 chromosome 3, C_canadensis_v1, whole genome shotgun sequence includes the following:
- the LOC122594527 gene encoding CSC1-like protein At4g02900, producing the protein MATISDITVSAAINSLSALLFLVAFAVFRLQPMNDRVYFPKWYLKGIRENPSTTGPFVKKFVNLDCRMYLRFLNWVPAALKMPQLELIDHAGLDSAVYIRIYLLGLKIFVPIAILAFAVLLPVNYTGENFKIMSLNMKDLTFGEIDKFSISNVPPGSKRLIAHIAMAYVFTFWTCYSLYKEYKIVTDMRLHFLASQSRRPDQFTVLVRNVPADPDESVSEHVEHFFCVNHPDQYLVHKVVYNANKLAKMVDQKKDLHNWLIYYTNKFERKPNKRPTTKTGFWGLWGKKIDAINYYTEEIEKLSKEEVAERERVIDDPKAVVPAAFVSFRSRWGAAVCAQTQQTKNPTRWLTDWAPEPRDVYWNNLAIPFLELNVRKLIMGAAFFGLTFCFMFPIAFVQTLANIESIGKVLPFLKPVINKGSAKSFIQGFLPGIVLKIFLLVLPMILMEMSKIEGYTAVSALEARSAGKYHLFLLVNVFLGSIVTGTALQQLKEFLSQSASEIPKTVGVSIPMKATFFITYIMVDGWAGVAAEIFRMVPLILYHLKNVFLVKTEKDREEAMDPGSLAWPITEPRLQLYFLLGLVYSTVTPILLPFIITFFAFAYLVFRHQVINVYNQKYESAASFWPDVHRRIIIGLIISQITLLGLLSTKQAANSTPFLIVLPVLTIWFHRFCKNRFESAFRKFPLQDAMIKDTLERATEPQLDLKAYLKDAYIHPVFKGGEVELTDIDEDDDFHLVATKRSSRKGSQVGSQVGTREGSPDDRTGIFAV; encoded by the exons atggcTACTATATCAGATATTACAGTGTCTGCTGCCATTAACAGTCTATCTGCGTTACTATTTCTTGTGGCATTTGCTGTTTTTCGTCTACAACCCATGAATGATCGAGTTTATTTCCCAAAATGGTATCTCAAAGGCATACGGGAAAATCCAAGCACTACGGGACCTTTTGTGAAGAAATTTGTAAATCTAGATTGTAGAATGTATCTAAGATTCTTGAATTGGGTGCCTGCTGCATTAAAAATGCCTCAACTTGAGCTTATAGATCATGCAGGCCTTGATTCTGCTGTGTATATTCGAATCTATCTTCTCGG CTTGAAAATATTTGTTCCTATTGCTATACTTGCTTTTGCTGTGCTGTTACCTGTCAATTATACTGGGGAGAATTTCAAGATAATGAGCCTTAATATGAAAGATTTAACATTCGGTGAGATAGACAAGTTCTCGATATCTAATGTCCCACCTGGATCAAAAAG GTTAATTGCACATATAGCAATGGCGTATGTCTTCACATTTTGGACATGTTATTCTCTTTATAAGGAATACAAAATTGTAACCGACATGAGGCTACACTTTTTGGCTTCTCAAAGCCGTCGTCCGGATCAATTTACT GTTCTTGTGAGGAATGTCCCAGCAGATCCTGATGAATCTGTTAGTGAACATGTTGAACATTTCTTTTGTGTTAATCACCCAGATCAATATCTTGTACATAAg GTGGTCTACAATGCAAATAAGCTTGCGAAAATGGTGGACCAGAAGAAAGATTTACATAACTGGCTTATTTACTACACAAATAAGTTTGAGAGAAAACCCAATAAGAGGCCAACCACAAAG ACAGGTTTTTGGGGTCTCTGGGGAAAAAAGATTGATGCAATAAATTACTACACGGAAGAAATTGAGAAGTTGAGCAAAGAA GAAGTAGCAGAACGAGAAAGAGTCATTGATGACCCGAAAGCTGTCGTCCCAGCTGCGTTTGTTTCATTCAGATCACGATGGGGTGCAGCTGTTTGTGCTCAAACACAACAAACAAAGAACCCAACTCGCTGGCTTACAGATTGGGCTCCTGAGCCACGCGATGTTTACTGGAACAACCTAGCAATACCTTTCTTGGAACTCAATGTGCGGAAATTGATCATGGGTGCTGCTTTTTTTGGTCTTACGTTCTGTTTCATGTTCCCTATTGCCTTTGTTCAAACTTTGGCCAACATCGAATCAATTGGAAAAGTACTTCCCTTTTTGAAACCTGTTATCAATAA AGGATCTGCCAAGTCTTTCATTCAAGGATTTCTTCCTGGGATTGTGTTAAAGATTTTTCTTTTGGTTCTTCCGATGATTCTGatggaaatgtctaaaatagaGGGGTACACCGCAGTCTCGGCTTTGGAAGCAAGATCAGCTGGAAAATATCATCTCTTTTTACTCGTGAACGTGTTTCTTGGAAGCATTGTCACCGGAACAGCTCTGCAGCAACTCAAAGAGTTCCTGAGCCAGTCAGCATCCGA GATTCCAAAAACCGTGGGCGTGTCGATTCCAATGAAAGCAAcgttttttattacatatattatgGTAGATGGTTGGGCTGGTGTTGCTGCTGAGATCTTTAGAATGGTTCCGTTGATTCTGTATCACTTGAAGAATGTTTTCTTGGTGAAAACCGAAAAGGACAGAGAGGAGGCGATGGATCCTGGTTCATTGGCTTGGCCAATAACCGAGCCCCGTTTACAGTTGTACTTCTTGCTTGGGCTTGTCTACTCTACTGTCACTCCTATACTTCTCCCATTCATAATCACATTCTTTGCTTTCGCCTATCTTGTTTTCCGTCACCAG GTAATTAATGTCTACAACCAGAAGTACGAGAGTGCGGCATCCTTTTGGCCAGATGTTCATCGGCGTATTATTATTGGTCTAATAATTTCACAAATTACGCTGTTAGGATTACTGAGCACTAAACAGGCGGCAAACTCGACACCTTTTCTAATCGTACTTCCGGTCTTAACCATTTGGTTTCATCGGTTTTGCAAGAACCGGTTTGAATCCGCATTCCGTAAATTCCCATTACAG GATGCAATGATCAAAGATACATTAGAAAGGGCAACAGAACCGCAATTGGATCTGAAGGCATATCTGAAGGATGCTTATATACATCCAGTTTTCAAAGGCGGGGAGGTTGAATTGACAGATattgatgaggatgatgattttCATCTAGTTGCAACAAAGCGGAGTTCGCGTAAAGGGAGTCAAGTTGGAAGTCAAGTCGGAACTCGAGAAGGTAGTCCTGATGACAGGACGGGTATTTTTGCtgtttaa